The proteins below are encoded in one region of Aspergillus nidulans FGSC A4 chromosome III:
- a CDS encoding uncharacterized protein (transcript_id=CADANIAT00005357), producing MAQGLCRVVIGVQLVIVGFQLPAKYQLHRWKEMLLCLIPNMTLMWLCTSGCILLAIPNLNFLTALVIGSCVTCTDPILSQAIAKGPFADRYVARDLREIISSEAGANDGFGFPFLMLATYLLRYTQGNPDQDHTAHAHVARSEDVGHMHGGLAKAMEMWFVETWAYYIILGVVYGATLGYASMRLLRYTLRKKWIDGESYVLFPAALGLFLLGTCGCVGTNDLLACYFAGGALNWDGGYLAETEARHDEVNSCIDVLLNFGGFMYIGAVIPWDDFHQPDTTGITYPRLILLGFIVLLFRRIPSTLALYRFMPKVCKNWKEALFMGYFGPIGIGAVFYAEHTSHLFPPVGEGSAMEARLMGALKPTIYWLVLFSIFVHGLSIPLLSIAYKLLNVPPEVDPLGPAEVRPLSFNQTLPPNSLLHAKRRSILVYNRFSRSKFPSNIGWDLPQFRSNNSSRATGHVPLVEEFPLQSVHDRQARVN from the exons ATGGCGCAGGGACTATGTCGTGTAGTGATCGGTGTTCAGTTGGTGATCGTGGGTTTCCAGCTCCCAGCCAAGTACCAGCTACATcgctggaaggagatgctgctgtgTCTGATCCCCAACATGACTCTCATGTGGCTTTGTACCTCCGGCTGCATTTTGCTGGCGATTCCTAATCTCAATTTT CTCACTGCGCTGGTGATAGGCTCCTGCGTCACCTGTACCGACCCCATCCTCTCCCAGGCCATTGCCAAAGGCCCTTTCGCCGACCGATATGTTGCCCGCGATCTTCGCGAAATTATATCCTCCGAGGCCGGTGCCAACGATGGGTTTGGGTTTCCCTTTCTGATGCTAGCGACCTATCTGCTGCGGTATACCCAAGGAAATCCGGATCAGGACCACACGGCCCATGCTCATGTCGCGCGCTCGGAAGATGTAGGCCATATGCATGGCGGGCTTGCGAAAGCGATGGAGATGTGGTTTGTCGAGACCTGGGCCTACTACATCATCCTTGGCGTGGTTTATGGCGCCACCCTGGGCTATGCCAGTATGCGCCTACTGCGGTATACCCTCCGAAA AAAGTGGATAGACGGCGAGAGCTACGTGCTGTTCCCGGCTGCGTTAGGA CTATTCCTCCTTGGAACGTGTGGTTGTGTCGGAACGAACGATCTCCTCGCCTGTTATTTTGCTGGTGGTGCGCTGAATTGGGACGGTGGCTATCTGGCAGAAACCGAAGCCCGCCATGACGAAGTCAATTCATGTATCGACGTTCTCCTCAACTTTGGTGGATTCATGTATATTGGAGCCGTCATTCCATGGGATGACTTCCACCAGCCAGACACCACAGGAATCACATATCCCCGGCTgattcttcttggcttcatcgtcctcctctttcGACGCATTCCCAGCACGCTCGCTTTGTACAGGTTTATGCCCAAGGTCTGCAAGAACTGGAAGGAGGCTTTGTTTATGGGCTACTTTGGACCGATAG GAATTGGTGCTGTCTTCTACGCCGAACACACCTCCCATCTATTCCCTCCGGTAGGCGAGGGTAGTGCCATGGAGGCTCGCTTAATGGGCGCCCTCAAACCAA CAATATATTGGCTCGTGTTATTCTCGATCTTCGTTCATGGCCTGTCCATTCCCCTTCTGAGCATTGCGTACAAACTCCTCAATGTCCCGCCAGAGGTCGACCCCCTGGGACCAGCCGAAGTCCGCCCCCTATCCTTTAACCAGACTCTTCCGCCCAACAGCTTACTACACGCCAAGCGCCGCTCAATCCTCGTTTATAACCGCTTCTCGCGGAGTAAATTCCCCTCCAATATTGGATGGGATCTGCCACAGTTTCGGAGCAATAACAGCTCGCGCGCGACAGGCCATGTTCCGCTGGTTGAAGAGTTCCCGCTCCAGAGCGTCCATGACAGACAGGCCAGAGTCAACTAG
- a CDS encoding uncharacterized protein (transcript_id=CADANIAT00005359), translated as MALALAATAQAKVAAEWLQENNKAGDPPPTGKVDKYQTVVLSGARDAYDRSQPSSCPTIMIGTAVPDGDKNDGWKELPKVTGFDVARLVVDEEANATLLPATAGPDTWNKWNFGADMFAISQPYFIENTKDPSNIKRAVITIAGARRNGWQYCNGRDSVNADMDRVIIAAPEWLNEDDHSAGAVQSNDVYFDNSSYQQGGPALGPGDVKLSSFEAYVEPAPTSSMGCGRSTWNLRLTYRRLDKLVSSFWNKSVYPELETVVIASHSLGAQMTQRYAMLRPAQPEDANITFGIMNPGSYVWPVSDRPEHEDDCEDTYNDWPYGIDDGQSYALPEYVRDEVVGNRSMVRERYFSRNIFYGFGLDDHGDGDGHCEAQWQGDSHLERGQNFDKMLQDLSDGFPETQSVYYIPGVAHDNYKMFVSEPMQRKMFLFDTSNDTKDANQARDSDDSEPTSGAPYQLTMPRFLLGSALLSVVVALAE; from the exons ATGGCGCTAGCCctcgcagcaacagcccaGGCCAAGGTCGCGGCCGAATGGCTGCAAGAGAATAACAAGGCAGGCGACCCGCCACCAACTGGCAAAGTGGACAAGTATCAGACGGTGGTGCTCAGCGGTGCTCGCGATGCATATGATAGAAGCCAGCCGTCGAGTTGTCCGACCATCATGATCGGGACAGCCGTACCGGACGGGGACAAGAATGACGGGTGGAAAGAACT GCCTAAGGTTACGGGATTTGACGTCGCGAGGCTCGTCGTGGACGAAGAGGCCAACGCTACTTTG CTACCAGCGACGGCGGGCCCAGATACCTGGAACAAGTGGAACTTTGGAGCTGACATGTTCGCCATCTCTCAGCCGTACTTTATTGAGAACACAAAAGaccccagcaacatcaagcGTGCGGTCATCACAATCGCCGGTGCCCGGAGGAA TGGGTGGCAATATTGCAATG GGAGAGACAGCGTCAACGCAGATATGGATCGCGTGATTATCGCCGCCCCGGAATGGCTCAACGAGGATGACCATTCCGCCGGTGCGGTCCAGTCGAATGATGTCTACTTTGACAACAGCAGTTACCAGCAAGGGGGCCCTGCGCTCGGTCCAGGGGATGTGAAACTCTCCTCTTTTGAAGCGTACGTCGAGCCGGCACCCACCTCTTCTATGGGCTGTGGACGGTCCACTTGGAACTTGCGGCTGACATACCGTAGACTTGATAAGCTCGTCAGCAGCTTTTGGAACAAGAGTGTTTATCCTGAGCTGGAGACCGTGGTCATTGCCAGTCACT CACTCGGCGCCCAAATGACTCAGCGTT ACGCCATGCTCCGCCCAGCCCAGCCTGAAGACGCCAACATCACCTTTGGCATCATGAACCCAGGTTCCTACGTCTGGCCCGTCTCCGACCGGCCTGAGCATGAGGATGACTGCGAGGACACCTACAATGACTGGCCCTATGGGATCGATGACGGCCAGTCATATGCACTCCCCGAATATGTCCGTGACGAAGTCGTCGGGAACCGATCAATGGTCCGGGAACGGTACTTCTCGCGGAACATCTTTTACGGATTCGGCTTAGATGACCATGGCGACGGTGACGGGCACTGCGAGGCGCAGTGGCAGGGCGATTCGCATCTTGAGCGAGGCCAAAATTTCGATAAGATGTTGCAAGACCTGTCCGACGGGTTCCCAGAGACTCAGTCCGTGTATTATATTCCTGGAGTCGCGCATGATAACTACAAGATG TTTGTTTCAGAGCCCATGCAGCGCAAGATGTTCTTGTTCGATACTAGCAATGACACCAAGGATGCCAACCAAGCCAGGGACAGCGACGATTCCGAACCTACAAGCGGTGCCCCGTACCAGCTCACGATGCCTCGCTTTCTACTAGGATCGGCGCTACTTTCGGTCGTTGTCG CTTTAGCGGAATAG
- a CDS encoding malate dehydrogenase mdhB (transcript_id=CADANIAT00005361), whose protein sequence is MVKIALLGAAGQIGTPLSLLCKASDLFAEISLYDIVHVPGIATDLMHIDTRARVTGHLPDDSGLKKALTGADIVVVTAGIARKPGMTRDAQTNASIIRDIFAEIAATCPNAVSCVVTNPVNSTLPVAAETLKKAGVFEPTRLFGITTLDVVRASTFAAHALDSNSDPKAFKVPVIGGHSGATILPLYSQAEPPVNLDKETLAAVIHRVQFGGDEIVKSKQGAGSATTCMAYAGFRFVKAIVAAMNGESVTEEAYVYLPGIAGGQEIAQELGVDYFALKVTLGRTGANQVLPIGEISENESTLLKVAINDLKANIVTGVSFMAA, encoded by the exons ATGGTCAAAATTGCACTCCTCGGTGCTGCCGGCCAGATCGGCACACCACTGAGCCTTCTCTGCAAGGCA AGTGACCTCTTTGCTGAGATTAGCCTGTACGATATTGTGCATGTGCCAGGTATTGCCACGGACCTGATGCACATTGACACTAGGGCAAGGGTGACGGGTCATCTGCCGGACGACTCTGGTCTCAAGAAGGCCCTCACTGGCGCCGATATTGTCGTGGTAACTGCCGGTATTGCGAGGAAGCCTGGAATGACCAGAGATG CGCAGACAAACGCGAGTATCATCCGGGACATCTTTGCCGAAATTGCAGCGACATGCCCGAACGCAGTAAGCTGTGTAGTCACTAACCCGGTCAACTCCACACTCCCCGTTGCAGCGGAAACGCTCAAGAAGGCAGGTGTCTTCGAGCCAACTCGTCTGTTCGGTATAACGACGCTTGACGTCGTGCGCGCCTCAACCTTTGCCGCACACGCCTTGGACAGCAACAGCGACCCAAAAGCCTTCAAGGTACCTGTCATCGGTGGCCATAGCGGCGCAACAATCCTGCCACTCTACAGTCAAGCGGAGCCTCCGGTGAACCTGGATAAGGAGACCCTGGCTGCAGTCATCCACC GTGTGCAATTCGGCGGTGACGAGATTGTCAAGTCCAAACAGGGCGCGGGTAGCGCAACAACATGCATGGCGTACGCCGGCTTCCGGTTCGTCAAAGCCATTGTCGCTGCCATGAACGGTGAATCCGTAACAGAGGAGGCCTACGTCTACCTCCCCGGTATTGCAGGGGGCCAGGAAATTGCACAGGAGCTGGGCGTTGATTACTTCGCCCTCAAGGTCACCTTGGGCCGCACAGGCGCTAACCAGGTCTTGCCCATTGGGGAGATATCTGAGAACGAGAGTACACTGCTGAAGGTTGCTATCAATGATTTGAAGGCCAACATCGTCACTGGGGTGTCATTCATGGCGGCTTGA
- a CDS encoding uncharacterized protein (transcript_id=CADANIAT00005363), which yields MTFMGLVGSSLATARICMILIPAFLLFGYNQSNLGGVLDYPSFTRNFPSIDTSNTKGAVKDHNATVQALSTFSYLPTASSLGTIVAVYTLGCLVGSLGVTQLGNRIGRRKSLIVSAVVATVGLVIQASSYSLGQLVVGRLVSGAGNGGVNAIVPVWQSECTQPKSRGKNVVIVGVFIASGIAAAGWVNVGLSYLEESEVAWRLPLAIPILFTLPLMTLTMTFPESPRWLISNGRREEAHAAIWALTGREESTAEMQELERVLQQTPTQERGFMDLLIPGPQRLFYRLCLAVGINFCAQMTGANVISYYGKTIFRDSLGLSGDKASLLNAGVLTWKIFAAISAYLSVDRFGRKPLFITACLGMGLSMAGLAGTVWAIENRPGSTLGASVAATFFLFLFMTFFPLGFLGANFLLGSEIAPQDLRVHLAAVGTAAHWLFNFVIAEITPVAFTTIKYRYYIVYAVIGVSASIMVYFFCPETKGRSLEEMDSLFSEPEAWWKVTACARINRHGDGNRNMNKELVLVGNEKHDVEQFETVAR from the exons ATGACTTTTATGGGCCTGGTTGGTTCATCTTTGGCCACGGCTCGAATTTGCATGATCCTCATTCCAGCCTTCCTCCTATTCGGCTACAACCAGTCCAACCTAGGGGGCGTGCTGGATTATCCCTCCTTCACCCGGAACTTCCCCAGCATCGATACGAGCAACACCAAGGGAGCAGTCAAAGACCACAATGCCACTGTCCAAG CCCTATCCACATTCAGTTACTTACCAACCGCGTCTTCTCTAGGCACTATCGTCGCTGTCTACACCCTCGGCTGTCTTGTTGGCTCCCTGGGGGTCACTCAACTCGGCAACCGGATCGGTCGTCGCAAATCCCTCATCGTGTCAGCAGTTGTAGCTACAGTGGGCCTGGTCATACAAGCTTCATCATACAGCCTGGGCCAACTCGTTGTTGGTCGGCTCGTCTCTGGCGCAGGTAATGGCGGCGTCAATGCGATCGTCCCCGTCTGGCAGAGCGAGTGCACCCAGCCGAAAAGCCGCGGCAAGAACGTGGTCATCGTCGGTGTGTTTATTGCCAGTGGTATAGCGGCGGCCGGCTGGGTTAATGTAGGGCTTTCCTATCTGGAAGAAAGCGAGGTGGCATGGCGTCTGCCTCTGGCCATACCAATCCTCTTCACGCTCCCACTCATGACTCTGACCATGACCTTTCCCGAGTCACCTCGATGGCTCATCAGCAACGGGCGCAGGGAGGAAGCTCATGCTGCCATATGGGCGCTCACCGGGCGCGAGGAGTCCACTGCTGAGATGCAAGAGTTGGAACGCGTCCTACAACAAACGCCCACCCAGGAACGGGGTTTCATGGATCTGCTCATACCAGGACCCCAACGTCTCTTTTACAGGCTCTGTCTCGCTGTCGGTATCAACTTCTGTGCTCAGATGACCGGCGCTAATGTCATCTCCTACTACGGCAAGACCATTTTCCGCGACTCCCTGGGCCTCTCGGGTGACAAGGCATCGCTCCTCAACGCGGGCGTCCTGACCTGGAAGATCTTCGCTGCGATATCGGCATACTTATCCGTTGATCGCTTTGGCCGCAAGCCCCTCTTTATCACCGCCTGTCTAGGGATGGGTCTCTCCATGGCTGGTCTGGCTGGGACCGTCTGGGCGATCGAGAACCGACCGGGATCTACGCTCGGCGCATCTGTCGCAGcgaccttcttcctcttcctgttcatgaccttcttccccCTTGGCTTCCTAGGCGCaaacttcctcctcggtagtGAGATTGCACCACAGGATCTGCGTGTGCATCTTGCCGCTGTCGGCACGGCAGCGCATTGGCTTTTCAACTTTGTGATCGCAGAAATCACCCCCGTTGCCTTCACAACGATCAAGTACCGGTACTATATTGTTTATGCAGTAATCGGCGTCTCCGCCTCGATCATGGTATACTTCTTTTGCCCAGAGACAAAAGGTCGCTCCCTAGAAGAGATGGATAGTCTCTTCTCTGAGCCCGAGGCATGGTGGAAGGTGACTGCCTGCGCGCGCATAAATAGGCATGGGGATGGAAACAGAAATATGAATAAGGAGTTGGTATTAGTTGGCAACGAGAAGCATGATGTCGAACAGTTTGAGACGGTTGCACGTTAG
- a CDS encoding uncharacterized protein (transcript_id=CADANIAT00005358) produces MALVIPVEICHMVVDQVATVERDYSLCDIFPYALKQSARSELKTLRLVSRNFCAAASSHLFKHIVAPADSSIRGRNSLQRLAEISRSKYSAHVRHLETGYCRWPSYHSTSFGQDIQDLAGLLSLCLAQLSNLRVLKFRASSESLTREQESTAIRAIVSTLRYVALPRLEGLELFFPVAHDFKCFFSSGSTSLHIPMENILRRLKYLGLHVTAYTQERGQRYWGTPVLPAHAALPNDLHAAHLLSTDVLPFGIIRFSPALRLTSLRLVRILIRFDHFRALIDQCKDHLKHIELCLVQLQSGTWHAVLTQLRQLPYLIDVCINSCGYPATGPNAHLAGILPEPDDPKPLETMNFADHEGLYELKEFVNANRVTLGLDPFESTDSRWY; encoded by the exons ATGGCACTGGTGATTCCCGTCGAGATTTGCCACATG GTCGTTGATCAGGTGGCAACAGTGGAAAGGGACTACTCGTTATGCGATATCTTTCCCTATGCGCTCAAGCAAAGTGCTCGGTCAGAACTCAAGACCTTACGTTTGGTCAGCAGGAATTTCTGTGCTGCTGCGTCAAGCCACTTGTTCAAACACATTGTAGCACCGGCTGACTCCTCGATACGCGGCCGGAACTCCCTACAGAGACTTGCTGAGATTTCAAGAAGCAAATACTCCGCACATGTCCGCCATCTAGAGACTGGATACTGCCGATGGCCCTCTTATCACAGCACATCATTCGGTCAAGATATCCAGGATCTTGCCGGGTTGTTGTCGCTTTGTCTTGCCCAACTATCCAATCTACGCGTTTTGAAATTCAGAGCCTCAAGCGAGTCCTTGACACGCGAGCAGGAAAGTACCGCTATTAGAGCAATTGTTTCTACCCTACGATATGTGGCTCTACCGCGTTTGGAAGGACTtgagcttttctttcctgtaGCTCATGACTTTaaatgcttcttctccagcggtTCTACTTCACTGCACATTCCGATGGAGAATATACTGCGCCGCTTGAAATATCTAGGTTTGCATGTCACTGCGTATACCCAAGAGCGGGGACAGCGATACTGGGGAACTCCCGTACTTCCTGCGCATGCCGCTCTTCCAAATGATTTGCACGCCGCCCATCTCCTCAG TACGGACGTTCTCCCTTTCGGGATTATCCGCTTCAGCCCAGCACTCCGTCTCACCTCCCTACGCCTCGTACGAATCCTCATCAGATTCGACCACTTCCGCGCGCTGATTGACCAATGCAAAGATCATCTCAAGCACATCGAATTATGTTTGGTACAATTGCAATCTGGCACCTGGCACGCGGTCCTCACACAACTACGCCAATTACCGTACCTTATAGACGTTTGCATCAATTCGTGCGGGTATCCAGCCACTGGTCCAAATGCTCATCTGGCTGGGATTCTCCCCGAGCCAGATGACCCGAAACCGCTTGAGACAATGAATTTTGCGGACCATGAGGGGCTTTATGAGCTCAAGGAATTTGTCAATGCGAATCGAGTCACTTTGGGGCTGGATCCGTTTGAGAGTACTGATTCTCGCTGGTACTAG
- a CDS encoding uncharacterized protein (transcript_id=CADANIAT00005360), which yields MSAPEKGKEDSVADDNVTSHHDEDAAVFDEKPVFRPEADYSGAQEKTDPVEISLVRKLDMWIMPTLWLMFWLNYLDRNAIALARLNDLEEDLNLSSSEYQTCVSILFVGYILGQIPSNMILTRVRPSWYMAGFMALWAAVSALTALAKDFKGLLLTRFFLGALYMLSIFYNRKEIATRISILYTGNILATAFAGLIAAGVFHGMDNVRGVKGWQWLFILQGTVTFVVAVLSVFTLPDDQRHTRWLSPDQRKLAYERIVADTVGARQQSSTMRGLKEAASDPRLWLFAFMQHMHLAANGFKNFFPTAVETLGFNTTVTLVLTCPPYLIAGAGSVFWSWNSGRMNERTWHITIAKSLAIIGFILGCATLNTAARYTAMIIFAIGTYAVNSIILGWVSSTCGQTNEKKASSLAIVNTIANISFIWTPPLKLVPMAILRWAPVYDCHVIERSV from the exons ATGTCAGCTcctgagaagggaaaagaagactCCGTCGCGGACGACAATGTGACGAGCCACCACGACGAAGACGCGGCAGTCTTCGACGAGAAACCCGTCTTCAGACCAGAGGCAGACTACTCTGGTGCCCAGGAGAAAACCGATCCTGTTGAGATCAGCCTCGTGCGGAAGCTCGACATGTGGATAATGCCAACGCTCTGGCTGATGTTCTGGTTGAACTACCTGGACCGCAATGCCATTGCTTTGGCGCGTCTCAAcgatctggaagaggaccTGAACTTATCCTCGTCCGAATATCAAACTTGTGTTTCTATCCTGTTTGTGGGATATATCTTGGGGCAGATCCCGAGTA ACATGATCCTGACTAGAGTCAGACCTTCGTGGTACATGGCTGGATTCATGGCCCTATGGGCTGCAGTCAGTGCACTGACTGCCCTGGCAAAGGACTTCAAGGGCTTACTGCTCACAAGATTCTTCCTAG GCGCTCTTTACATGCTGTCGATTTTCTACAACCGCAAAGAGATAGCCACCCGGATCTCCATTCTCTATACTGGAAATATTCTCGCCACTGCCTTTGCCGGCCTCATCGCTGCCGGGGTCTTTCATGGTATGGACAACGTGAGGGGTGTCAAGGGTTGGCAATGGCTGTTCATTCTGCAGGGCACGGTGACCTTTGTCGTCGCGGTGCTCTCCGTTTTCACCCTCCCCGACGATCAACGCCATACACGATGGCTGTCTCCTGATCAGCGGAAACTTGCCTACGAGCGGATCGTTGCTGATACTGTAGGTGCACGCCAGCAATCGAGTACCATGAGAGGTCTAAAAGAAGCCGCGTCTGATCCTCGGCTCTGGCTATTCGCCTTCATGCAACATATGCATTTAGCTGCGAATGGATTCAAAAACTTCTTCCCTACCGCCGTCGAGACGCTCGGTTTTAACACCACAGTGACTCTGGTCCTTACATGTCCCCCATACCTAATTGCGGGAGCCGGTTCGGTGTTCTGGTCGTGGAACTCAGGGCGCATGAACGAGCGCACCTGGCATATCACCATCGCCAAGTCTCTCGCCATCATTGGATTCATCTTGGGATGTGCAACGCTTAATACAGCTGCACGATACACGGCCATGATTATCTTTGCGATTGGCACTTACGCCGTTAATAGCATCATTCTCGGCTGGGTATCCAGCACCTGCGGCCAGACGAATGAGAAGAAGGCATCCTCACTCGCCATAGTCAACACCATTGCTAACATCTCGTTCATTTGGACCCCT CCCCTCAAACTAGTACCTATGGCCATCCTCCGATGGGCCCCGGTATACGATTGCCATGTCATCGAGCGCAGCGTTTAG
- a CDS encoding D-mandelate dehydrogenase-like dehydrogenase (transcript_id=CADANIAT00005362) has protein sequence MQSTKPFVLFFNPVKFARPFYEQLQKVAHTEVVTSRNRTEFFQDLQDKYRNIFAIYRTSSSGAVAGKFDTEFINRLPPSCKYICHNGADACAKRGIVVTNAPDPVTDATADLAVFLLLGALRQLNPAMNSLRAGRFKTGVAVGNDPQGKVLGILGMGRIGRAIKKRCDPFGLKTVYHNRTVLAPEQAAGAEYVSFDKLLAESDIISVNVPLTGQTKQLIGAAELAKMKRGVIIVNTARGAILDEAALADALESGHVGAAGLDVYEREPEVNEKLLKQERALMVPHVGTHTAETLAKMETWAMENARRAITGEALLSPVPEHQGLALQARSRV, from the exons ATGCAGTCAACTAAACCCTTtgtgctcttcttcaatccGGTCAAGTTCGCCCGCCCCTTCTACGAGCAGCTCCAGAAAGTGGCGCATACAGAGGTTGTGACCAGTCGAAATCGGACAGAATTCTTCCAAGACTTGCAGGACAAGTACAGGAATATCTTTGCCATTTACCGCACTTCCTCCAGCGGCGCT GTTGCCGGCAAGTTCGATACAGAGTTCATCAACCGACTACCCCCGAGCTGCAAATATATCTGTCACAACGGCGCTG ACGCCTGCGCCAAGAGAGGCATCGTGGTCACCAATGCGCCAGATCCCGTTACCGATGCCACGGCCGACTTGGCCgtcttcctgctcctcgggGCACTGCGTCAGTTGAATCCCGCCATGAACTCGCTGCGAGCTGGCAGATTCAAGACAGGTGTCGCCGTCGGCAATGACCCGCAGGGTAAGGTGCTCGGCATCCTAGGCATGGGACGCATTGGCCGTGCGATCAAGAAACGGTGCGATCCCTTCGGTTTGAAGACAGTCTACCACAACCGAACTGTATTGGCACCGGAGCAAGCTGCAGGTGCGGAATATGTCTCGTTTGACAAATTACTGGCCGAAAGTGATATTATCAGCGTGAATGTGCCGCTGACGGGGCAGACGAAGCAACTCATTGGCGCggcggagctggcgaagatgaagcgcGGCGTTATCATCGTGAACACGGCCAGAGGTGCGATTCTCGATGAGGCGGCGTTGGCAGATGCCCTAGAGAGCGGGCATGTTGGGGCCGCAGGACTGGACGTCTATGAGCGGGAACCGGAGGTGAATGAAAAGCTCCTTAAGCAAGAGAGGGCCCTGATGGTGCCCCATGTCGGCACGCACACGGCAGAGACCCTGGCAAAGATGGAGACTTGGGCAATGGAGAATGCGCGGCGGGCAATCACTGGAGAGGCCCTCTTGTCGCCGGTCCCTGAGCACCAGGGGCTAGCACTGCAGGCGCGAAGTAGAGTCTAG